One genomic window of Punica granatum isolate Tunisia-2019 chromosome 1, ASM765513v2, whole genome shotgun sequence includes the following:
- the LOC116193000 gene encoding probable transcription factor At1g11510, producing MEPKRSFGDDSPSASSEEDQEEDEEEEEEEDQEEEQKKQQLQPSGSETESKPSPDRAVKQNGKLVPSEPAERKKRSAEGIVSNGEAASKRVKTKSNSKAQKKQFFQRIWSEPEEMEVMKGLVEVSKNKPEYELNDIYECIKQKIPSSVTKRRLSGKIWNLKKKFKSCDKKVKQGAELSPQEENFLVLAVKAWGSVENLVKGRIAAKKPVKGKTAAARGLEGHEGTSVSALSRRLLKGIEDVGGGWSLNEEFVRKKTYLVDERKRVELDQRWKRLEEKELQLIVERARLINDHAAVICQTVTH from the coding sequence ATGGAGCCGAAGCGTTCCTTCGGCGATGATTCGCCCTCTGCCTCTTCAGAAGAAGATCAAgaggaagacgaagaagaagaagaggaagaggatcaAGAGGAAGAACAGAAGAAACAACAACTCCAGCCTTCAGGCTCTGAGACCGAGTCCAAGCCCAGTCCCGACCGAGCCGTCAAGCAGAACGGCAAGTTGGTGCCCTCGGAACCAGCGGAGCGGAAGAAGCGCAGTGCGGAAGGGATCGTCTCGAATGGGGAGGCGGCGTCGAAGCGGGTCAAGACCAAGTCGAACTCGAAGGCGCAAAAGAAGCAATTTTTCCAGCGGATATGGAGCGAGCCGGAAGAGATGGAGGTGATGAAGGGCTTGGTCGAGGTCTCCAAGAACAAGCCGGAGTACGAACTCAACGACATCTACGAGTGTATCAAGCAAAAGATCCCATCTTCCGTCACGAAACGGCGGCTGAGCGGCAAGATCTGGAATCTTAAGAAGAAGTTTAAGAGCTGTGACAAGAAGGTCAAGCAGGGCGCCGAGCTCAGCCCCCAGGAGGAGAATTTCCTCGTATTGGCCGTGAAGGCGTGGGGTTCTGTCGAAAACCTTGTGAAAGGGAGGATTGCTGCCAAAAAGCCTGTGAAAGGGAAGACTGCTGCGGCTCGTGGGCTTGAGGGGCACGAAGGGACTTCGGTTTCTGCTCTGTCTCGTCGGTTGTTGAAGGGGATTGAGGATGTCGGTGGGGGCTGGTCCCTTAACGAGGAGTTTGTAAGGAAAAAGACTTACTTGGTCGATGAGAGGAAGAGGGTGGAATTAGATCAGCGATGGAAGAGGCTAGAAGAAAAGGAACTGCAGCTCATTGTGGAGCGGGCTAGATTGATTAACGACCACGCTGCTGTTATTTGTCAGACTGTCACTCATTAG